The genomic DNA TCTCCCCTTTTGTCGTGTTGTGCGTATCCTTAAATCGTAGAGGGGCTTGTCGGTCGTGACTCAGCTTCAGTCATTCTCTGACCCTTAATCTTAAATCTTAGGGTTTGTAACACGACCGATCGGCTGGCTTGCCACCGTGTGAGAACTGGTTTTCATACGCCATGACCTGCCAAATCTGTTCTTCCGACAGGAGGCCCTTATTGGCCTTCATCTTTGTTTTTGGGACCCCTTCCGAGACACGCCAGAACCAGTACGCGTCTGAGAATCGGCAGACGAGTTTCGGATCTCGGAGATCGCGCGCGCCCTTTTTCACCGGTTGACCGTCTTTCCCGTGGCAGCTGCTGCAATTGACTTCGGTCTTGAACTCGCCTCTATAAATTTTCCCGCCTTCCTCGATGGCTTTCGCATCGGTCCACCCACCGGCCGGCATTTTCTTGTCGGCATAGTCTGGTGGAACCGGAGGCAATGGAGGCAGATCTTCGCCGGAGGCCATGCCTCCTGAAAGCAGAAGGGCACACCCCACCATTAGCGCTGAGACACCCACATTCCTTCTCCTCATTCGTACCTCCTCATTGAATTGTAATGGATGAGTGACTTGTTTTTTTATTTACTGGAGTCGTCGCTCGGTCCCAGTGTGCAGCGTTCTTTCGATCGGTATGGACTATACCATATTTTTCATCGGAAAAAATGAAAACATGAGATGCGTTGTGCGGTCATGTGACCGGAATTCGTGATATCGATGCATGACCACGGGGAATGTTTCGTAAGGTGATCTTGTTTGGGCTCATCAGTGGAGCGGCGATTACTCAGGCGATGGGTTTTCTTCGGAGCGTTTCGATGATCCAATCTTATTGTTCACGTACGATTTGTTTGCTTGCTTCAACGATGGACCGCACTCCAATCCCATAATGATCAACGAGTTCTTCAGGCTTGCCACTATGCGGAATTTCACGAACGGCGAGTTTATGGACTCTCATGCCTTCCGTTGCAACAGCGCTGAGAACGGCATCGCCCAGACCTCCGTGGGCGTAATGATCTTCAACCGTGAGGATTCGACGCTGGGTCGCGCGACCGCTTTCCAGCAAGGTATCTCTGTCAATGGGGACGATGCTGTAGAGATCGATTACGCGAACGGCAATGCCTGATGACTTCAGCTGATCATAGGCTTTCAAGGCTTCAAACAACGTCACCCCGGCGGCCACGATTGTGAGCACATCCGAGGCGCTCTGCCGGAGGGTTTTGCTGCCGCCGATGCGGAACCGTTCCTCTGGTCCGTAGAGGACCGGAGCCTTTGGCCTTCCAGCGCGGATATAGACCATTCCCTTATGCTTCGCAGCTTCCTCGATTAATTGATATGTCGAGTTGCCGTCTGAGGGATAGAGCACCGTCACGTTTGGTTGTGCCGCCATCATGGCGATGTCTTCCAAGCCCATTTGTGACGGCCCATCTTCGCCGATGCTGACGCCGACATGGGTTCCGACGAGCTTCATGTTTGAACCACTGATCGCGGCCATACGGATGAAGTCATAGGCGCGACTGAAGAAACAGGCAAAGGTCGCTACAAACGGAATCTTGTCGCAGGCGGCCAGACCGGCGGCGGCACCCACCATATTTTGTTCGGCGATGAAACTCTCAAAGAATCGATTGGAAAACTTTTTGCCGAATTTGTCGGTGTACGTGGAATTTTTTACGTCGGCGTCTAATGCGACGATCGAGGGGTTCACGGACCCCAAGGCTTCCAAAGCCACACCGAAGGCTTCACGTGTCGCGACGGAATCACCGATTTTATAGGGCGCGGGCGGCATCGGGCGGATGGCTCCGGGAGCGGTGGGGTGAGCCGACGGTTTTGGGACCTGAATCACGGCACCGTTCGGGCTGAATTGTTTCGTAAGTTCGTCGAGGGCCTTCTGGGTTTCTTCCCCTTTTTTGAGCGGTTTGCCGTGCCAGTCTGGCTTGTTCTCGATGAATGAAATGCCTTTGCCTTTGTACGTTCTGGCCAGCAACACGGTCGGTTGTCCTTTGGTGCTGGCAGCCTCATCGAATGCCTTGAGAACGGCTGTGAGATCATGACCATCGACGACGATTGCGTGCCAACCGAATCCGGCCCACCGGGAACGGTACGCATCCATGTCGTGCTGCAGCATGGTAGGGTCACTTTGACCCAGTCGATTCACATCAACAATGGCGCACAAATTATCCAAACCATATTGGCGACCGATCTCAGCGGCTTCCCAAACCGATCCTTCAACTGATTCTCCATCCCCCATCAATACGTAGGTTCGGTAATCGAGCCGGTCGACGTACTTTGCATTCAATGCGATGCCGATCCCAACGGGAAGTCCTTGCCCCAGTGAACCGGTGGCCATATCGACAAAGGGTAAGCGAGGAGTCGGATGTCCTTCAAGATCGGACGTCAAGGTGCGTAATTTTAGGAGGTCGCTCGGTGGAAAGAGACCCGCTTCCGCCCACGCCGCATAAAGCAGCGGAGCCGCATGGCCTTTTGACAGGATAAAACGGTCACTGTTGGGTGCCTTTGGATTATGGGTATCATAACGCATAACGGAGAAAAACAATGCGGCGACAATGTCGGCGGCAGAGGCGCAGCTCGATGGATGGCCGCTTCCGGCCTCGCTGGTGGCTCGTACACTGTTGATGCGGAGCTGGGTGGCTTTGTTGTGTAAGGTGCTGAGTAATTCAGGGGAAGCAGCTAAACCGGCCATGGGAGATCCTTTCGGGATAGAGTAAGGATGTGGAGTATCTGATTGTATACTCTCGGCAGTGAATCCGACCTAACTTTGAGGCTAACAAATCGACTGGGTAGAGGTCAATGAAGAGATGAGCTCCCCTGGTTCTTGCCAGGGGAGCTTTGAAGCATAGCGATGGTGACTCGGCAAGCAGTTTGCTCAGCCTTGCGCCGGTGGGGTGACTACTAGCACCTCATTCGAACAAGAACTTTCCGATTCGCCCCCTTCGTCCCCCCCATAGGCACTGATAGCAAAGAAATAGGGTGTGTTAGGTTCAAGCCCGGTAATGATGGCTGGTGGGGATTCGACCGATTGACTTTCCTCATAGGAACATGAGCCTGGTTCTCCGGATGATTGTTTCCCGTAATAAACCGCGTAACCAGCCACCTTAGGGTCAGGGTTCGGATCCCAGGTCAATCGTGCGGTAGCGCCGGTCGGCGTGGAAGTCACAGAGATCGCCGGCTCTTCCTCTCCGTCGGCAGGTTCCGCTATGGCTGCAGGTTCAAACTCTCCGATTGCACTTGCGGTTGCGTCTTCTGTTGATGTTGCTTCAGGATCTTCCTCGGCAGGAGGTTTCTCAGAGTCCGACGGCGCACTACCACCCGGTTGAGTGTCGGTTGGTTCGGTTGGTGTAGAAAGAGACGAAATCATCGGCCCACCTTGTCCGTCATCACCACAGCCGGCTAGTGGGAGGGCGATGAGGCTCAAAACTATGACCTGGGCCACCGCAATCGAAAAGCTTCGATGCACGAGACCAAGCGAAATCGCATTTTTCAGCATTAGTAACACCCCTCACAGTTAGATGAATAATTTGTATGAAACAGACTGCTCCGAGGGCAAAGCAAGGGGTATGCCTAGGTGTGAATAAAAAAATCGTTATTATTCAGTATGTTGTAAATTTACAGCGTTGTGAAAATGTTAGGCGTGAAGGGTACAACCTTCAAGTACTGTACAGTCATCGTATCTATCTCACGACCAACACGAGAGATCATGAGGAGTTATGTTGAGGCTCTGCTCGATCTCTAAAGAATCGAAACAACAGGTAGCCGTTTACGAGAACTACGATCGACAAAATACTGTAGGTTGTTACCGCTGTAGCAAGATTGAGTTCTACAAGCACCCGCGACAGGCCGAATCCCACTACTAACCCATCGAACGCCATACAAATGCGTCTGAATGTTTCAGGATCCATCAATCGGATGAGGTAGGTTCCGAGAGGAATACCAATGATGACGCTCGGAACGATGTAGGGAATAATATCCATACTGCCGGCACTATAGAAGCCGATGAAGCCATATGCGATTGCCGTGAGAGAGGATTCGGCGACCCGAATGACTCCCAAGGCAGCGCGGAAATCCTGTTTAGCGTATCCCTGATTGTTGAAGAGAAGGGCAAGGGGGGGACCGGAAATGGTGGTGATTGAATAGAGTGTTCCGATTCCAATTCCAAACGGGATCGCAATAGCCTTTTCAGCTTGAATAGGTCTTCGGATGCCGGCAGCTTGAAGGAGGATCAATGGCAACAAAAAGAAATATGTGACGAATTTAATCCATGCAGGCTGCACCAAAAAGAGGATATAGCTGCCAATGCCGATTCCGAAGACCAGACCGATCAGAATGGGGACCGCGCGCCGCCAGATATTCGGGATACTCTTCCGATTCATGAATAGGACATATCCATTGATGACGAGTTCAATCAGCACGAGTGCAGGGTTCAAAATGCGATTGGTGTAAAACAGCAAGGCCACGGGAACGGTAATCGAGGAAAAGCCGTACCCTAAGGCTCCGTTCACTGTAG from Nitrospira sp. includes the following:
- a CDS encoding Transketolase; this encodes MAGLAASPELLSTLHNKATQLRINSVRATSEAGSGHPSSCASAADIVAALFFSVMRYDTHNPKAPNSDRFILSKGHAAPLLYAAWAEAGLFPPSDLLKLRTLTSDLEGHPTPRLPFVDMATGSLGQGLPVGIGIALNAKYVDRLDYRTYVLMGDGESVEGSVWEAAEIGRQYGLDNLCAIVDVNRLGQSDPTMLQHDMDAYRSRWAGFGWHAIVVDGHDLTAVLKAFDEAASTKGQPTVLLARTYKGKGISFIENKPDWHGKPLKKGEETQKALDELTKQFSPNGAVIQVPKPSAHPTAPGAIRPMPPAPYKIGDSVATREAFGVALEALGSVNPSIVALDADVKNSTYTDKFGKKFSNRFFESFIAEQNMVGAAAGLAACDKIPFVATFACFFSRAYDFIRMAAISGSNMKLVGTHVGVSIGEDGPSQMGLEDIAMMAAQPNVTVLYPSDGNSTYQLIEEAAKHKGMVYIRAGRPKAPVLYGPEERFRIGGSKTLRQSASDVLTIVAAGVTLFEALKAYDQLKSSGIAVRVIDLYSIVPIDRDTLLESGRATQRRILTVEDHYAHGGLGDAVLSAVATEGMRVHKLAVREIPHSGKPEELVDHYGIGVRSIVEASKQIVREQ
- a CDS encoding Uncharacterized UPF0721 integral membrane protein, with the protein product MDTTVLVLITFIAATVNGALGYGFSSITVPVALLFYTNRILNPALVLIELVINGYVLFMNRKSIPNIWRRAVPILIGLVFGIGIGSYILFLVQPAWIKFVTYFFLLPLILLQAAGIRRPIQAEKAIAIPFGIGIGTLYSITTISGPPLALLFNNQGYAKQDFRAALGVIRVAESSLTAIAYGFIGFYSAGSMDIIPYIVPSVIIGIPLGTYLIRLMDPETFRRICMAFDGLVVGFGLSRVLVELNLATAVTTYSILSIVVLVNGYLLFRFFRDRAEPQHNSS